TTGGGGGCGTCTATTGTAAGGTGATCGTACACCTGTTGATACAAGGGCAGTTCGTGTTCATCCAGGGTTACCTCCGCAAAAAGACGGTCTTTTTCCAATAAAAAATCGGCGACTCGCACTGGCTCGAACATGTCTTGCTGGCGTAATTCGTTGAGTTGCTGCATACGTTGAAATAAAAAAAACAGTTGCGTGGGGAGTGCGGCATTTTTTTCGTTGGCGTAAAAACGCTCTAAAAAAGGGTTTTCTTCCGCTTTTTCGAGCAGAGTTTCGTAGTTGAAGGTGCGTGCCAGGTTTTTTGTGAGGGTGGTCTTGCCAACACCAATGGGCCCCTCTACGGCAATGTAACGCGGAACCTCGCGGCCAGCGAGATCGATTTGCCAGAATTGTTGTTCGCTCACAGACTTATCCTTCGGGGGTGTTCGTTAATTTTCTCCAGTCCCGCAAGCCCGATACGATGCAAATGTGTTGCAGCTAGGCTGCCGTCGGGAAGCACCAGCTCAGGCGACAGATCGAGCAGGGGTTGCAACACAAAATTGCGCTCTGTGAGCCTCGGGTGCGGCACGATTAAATCGGGTGTCGCCAATGTTTTGTCACCGTACAACAGCAAATCCAAATCCAGGGTACGCGGGCCCCAATGCTGCGTTCGAACACGGCCCTGCGCATTTTCCATAGATTGCAGTACTTCCAGAAGTTTGTGCGCGCCGAGGTTTGTCTCAAAACAGGCGACTGCGTTTATATAGTCTGCTTGGGGCGGCCCAACGGCAATACTGCGGTAATAGGGTGAACAGGCGAACTTATACAGTGCAGAGTGGTTTTGTAATGCCTGACAGGCGGAATTCAACTGTGTGATAGGGGAGTTCAGATTGCTTCCAAGAGCGACGAAAACGCGCACGGGGTTCCTCAGCTTTCGGGACTGCGGGTGTCGTCGGCGTTGCCGCCATTACGGGGAGATTTACGGTTCTTGGGGCGGCGTTGAACCTTGCGTGCCGGCTGGGGGTGATTAGTGAGTTCGGCAATCATGCTTTCTCGCGCTGATTCATCCGCCTGAAATCGCGTCCACCAGTCGCCCAAGCCATGACAGTTTTCACCGGCTTGTTCCCGCAACAGCAGAAAATCGTAGGCCGCGCGAAAGCGTTGATGTTCCAGCATGGCATAGGCGCGGTTACCCTGACGACGCGGTAAGCGCAATTGCAGCATCCAGATTTCGCGCATAGGAATCAGGAAACGCTTGGGAATGCTGGTAAAACCCAGCTGTTGGCTAACGATGCCTTGTGCCGCGCGCTGCATGGCTTCCTGAGTGGATAAACCCTGATCTTTGGTGAGATGGCGCATACTGGCGCGCAGTGCGGGCCACAAAAAGGCGGCATAGATAAACGCCGGTGTTACCTTTTTGCCCTGACGGATGCGTTTATCGGTATTGGCTGCTGCGTTCATCACCATATTGCGATCAGAATCGCGACCGTGCTCCATGCAATAGTCAGTGTTCGGAAACAGGTATTTCAGCAGATGGTAATCGCGCAATAGCGTGAGCGTCGCAGTGGCAGATCCCGCCATAAACAGTTTCAGCACTTCTTCGAACAGTCGCGCAGGTGGAATGTGGCTGAGATAATCGGCGTGTTCTCTTATCGGGGCCTCGGTGACGGATTCAATAGTAAAACCGAGTTTCGCGGCAAAGCGCACTGCGCGGAGCAGGCGCACTGGATCTTCGCGGTATCGCACCTCGGGTTCGCCGACAATGCGAATCACCCGGTCGTTAAGATCTTCCAGCCCAGTACTGAACTCCAGCAGTTCTTCGCTTTCGGGGTTGTAATAGAGGGCATTGACTGTGAAATCTCGTCGTTCGGCGTCGGTTTTGAGGTTGCCGTAGACATTATCGCGCAGCAATACGCCATGTTCTGATTGTTCCGCCTGATGCTCACCGTCGGCTTCTGTGTGACTGTCCCGGAAGGTGGTAACCTCAATAATTTCCCTCCCAAAGCGCACATGCACGATTTGAAATCGCTTACCGATAATTCGCGCGTTCCTGAACAGTCCTTTAACCTGATCTGGCGTCGCATCGGTTGCGACATCGAAATCTTTAGGTTTGCCGCCCAGTAGAAGGTCGCGCACTCCGCCGCCTACAAGGTAGGCCTCGTAGTTGGCTTTGTGCAATTGTTCAATAACTCTGATCGCGTTTTTGCTGATGTCTTCGCGCCGGATGTGGTGATCTTTGCGCGCAATTACCTTGGAACCCAGGGGGCCATTGGCGCCATCGAGCCATTTTCGCGTCAGTGTCTTATTGAGCTCCCGTAGCTTGTTTAGCATCGCTTAAAGGCTTTTTTCCAAAATGGTTGCAATAGGCAGATGGCGCGCAGTCTACCACAGATGCTGCAGGATCATTGCCTGGGCAGGGGAATGTCACTCTGGAATTGCATGGGCCAGTAGACACAAACTAAAACGGGAAAGCTATTGGCTTTCCCGTTTAATCTGGATATTGTCGTTTTA
The DNA window shown above is from Alteromonadaceae bacterium 2753L.S.0a.02 and carries:
- a CDS encoding deoxyadenosine/deoxycytidine kinase, encoding MSEQQFWQIDLAGREVPRYIAVEGPIGVGKTTLTKNLARTFNYETLLEKAEENPFLERFYANEKNAALPTQLFFLFQRMQQLNELRQQDMFEPVRVADFLLEKDRLFAEVTLDEHELPLYQQVYDHLTIDAPKPDLVVYLQAPVDVLLERIRRRGIRSEQTIDGDYLNRLNDAYTRFFHFYDSAPLLIVNAADIDWVNNPQDYRELVNYLLDINRGRHYYNPQPTMLR
- a CDS encoding 2-amino-4-hydroxy-6-hydroxymethyldihydropteridine diphosphokinase, with translation MRVFVALGSNLNSPITQLNSACQALQNHSALYKFACSPYYRSIAVGPPQADYINAVACFETNLGAHKLLEVLQSMENAQGRVRTQHWGPRTLDLDLLLYGDKTLATPDLIVPHPRLTERNFVLQPLLDLSPELVLPDGSLAATHLHRIGLAGLEKINEHPRRISL
- a CDS encoding poly(A) polymerase, which translates into the protein MLNKLRELNKTLTRKWLDGANGPLGSKVIARKDHHIRREDISKNAIRVIEQLHKANYEAYLVGGGVRDLLLGGKPKDFDVATDATPDQVKGLFRNARIIGKRFQIVHVRFGREIIEVTTFRDSHTEADGEHQAEQSEHGVLLRDNVYGNLKTDAERRDFTVNALYYNPESEELLEFSTGLEDLNDRVIRIVGEPEVRYREDPVRLLRAVRFAAKLGFTIESVTEAPIREHADYLSHIPPARLFEEVLKLFMAGSATATLTLLRDYHLLKYLFPNTDYCMEHGRDSDRNMVMNAAANTDKRIRQGKKVTPAFIYAAFLWPALRASMRHLTKDQGLSTQEAMQRAAQGIVSQQLGFTSIPKRFLIPMREIWMLQLRLPRRQGNRAYAMLEHQRFRAAYDFLLLREQAGENCHGLGDWWTRFQADESARESMIAELTNHPQPARKVQRRPKNRKSPRNGGNADDTRSPES